The nucleotide sequence ATTAGGCTGCCATTATAAATCTTTTGATCTGATCAACCCAGAATTAGTAGTTTTCAGCTGGATTTGAGGCGGTATCACCGGCTCCTGGGTAAAATGTGGCAAGGTCTAGAAGCAAAGTGAAATCTGAATCCccctgattcatgattcatcaagtTCGCATACTTGAGCTTTTTGTCATTCCCAGTCCCCATATATATGAGCATAATGTAACATGGCCTCAGCATCAAGCTGACTTCGATTTACCGAAAAAAATGTTATTACACTTTCGCAGTGAGGGTCCATGaaccaagaagaaaagaaaataatcccAGAGTGATGACCACATTTTCTGCTCTGAACAGGATCACCTGCATAAACAAAATGAAAGCAGACAATCATGGTGTTAGGCATCTGACCAAGTATCAAATCATCTTTTGCCGCAGATAGTAACATGTAATCTCTTactaataaatagataaacaggaGCTCTAGCCATTTCGGAAGCATTAACAACGGAATGAAATGACCATAAATTTCATTCACAGGTTAAAATCTCAAGCTACTAAACAGGTCATTTGGTTTCGTTCTAAGATTAGCATGACAGGCAGCCTAATGTCACATGCTTTGATCCTTCAGAGTTGGTTCAACTTTTCATAGTGTCCTGTTGTAGCTCTGATGTCACAACAACCGGTCCTCACTTCGCCGGTCGGCTGCCTCTGAAGTCGTATCGAGCTGTCTTTGCTCCTCAAAACCTCCTTTCAACTGTCTTCATCAATCTTTCGGGTGGACCAGCATAAAGAGCATCCGAAGAGAAAGAGCTAGGCAAATTACATGATTGAGAAAGATGGCTAAACAGACTGAATTGATCTGAAGTGACCAGACTGCTGGGGCCAGCATCATGTTGGAGGAGAACATGTGCAGGGCATATTACAGCAAATGTTCATTTCCTGATAGCCCTAAGCACAATTGGACTGATTATTGATTCCCCTCCACAGCataaatcagtaaactcatttggCCACGCAACAAATGTCTCACCTAATCCAATGTCAAAAAGTGTAAGTGCTAACAGACACTTTGGGGATGGAGAATTAATTAGCAAACAATTATCTTTGCTAATACTGTACTTCCATATGGTATATACAAGCACCCGAACATTGCAACTTCAACCCAAGCAAATTAATGAGTTGAGATCAACAACACGAAATGATACATACTGTTAGCAATGGTTTCGTAAGTATTGGTAAAACTACAATCGAGGAATAACACTCTGCCAGAATGAGGAAGCCTGATGCACATTTTAGAGTACAAGCGGAAATATGTATATCATTAATATGTATATCATTCAAGTTGTCTTGAAAAAACAGATAGCAGACTGGATATACATATGGCAAGCATCATATTTAGATTCGACTAAAATATTGGACCACATAGTCTGCATGGATGAACCCTGTGGTGAACTTATTAAGCATGTTAAGAAGATGCAGAAAAGCGACAACAGGGGGCATACAACAAAACAGCTGCAAGTAAAAGTTAGTAGCATATTGGTAGGTTTGACCAACTACCATTGCTAATAAGTTGATCTCACTGGTTAGTGTAGGTTCCATAATGATCAGATGTTATTCTCCAACAATCTGTAAGTTGATCACAATTTAAAGTGGGTTAGGCGAAGGCAATTATTGTTGAAGCACAAAAAACAGCATTGTTCCAACAATCTCCAGCAGAATAAGACACAGATTTAACAGAAGAATAGGAACCTGATAGAAGGAAGGAAGAATCAGCTCAATGCAATCCAAGCATGCTCCTTGTGAAGTATTGGGAAGGTATCTGTCTCCCGCTCGCTGAAACTCCAGTCCTCCGGCTATTTCGCATCGGCGTCAAGTAAAACCGCAGCATGCCATTGTCTACATGGTTTGGAGAATACCTAGCACTTCTGTTCCTCTCCAAACCAAATTCATCTCTCCTGTTCTTATGATTGCCATTGGGCTTTGTACTGCTGTTCTTCGTGCCCCCAAACCCGGCACTGCCACTGAAAGAGCTCCTGAAGCTCACACTGCTATTACTCCGGAGAATCTTGCTACTAAAGCTCTTGGATCCTAGCTCCGGCCAGGTCTCCGACAAGGATCGCTCGACCATATTGGTTTCTCCTCTGCCACTGTTTCTTCGCTGAATAAAACCCCATATATTCCATGCTTTGCTCCACCTCCTGGACTTTTTGGCAGCAGCACCTCTGTGAGGATCCCTGAAAGCCGACTCGAAGCTGCCCGAGTAATCGTCCCTCAGAGAATTCGAGCTCCAGTCTTTCACATCCCGGTCAAGCAAGGTGTCATGGTGAAAGTGTAAGAAGTCCATTCCATTTGCAGGGGATACCTTCCCGTTGGAGACCGGCTTAGGCTCACTGGTCTCGACAGGCTGCTCCCTGACGGAGCTGGAGCGGTCGAGGCTTCGCCTCCGCCGACTGGAGGAGTCCAAGTAGTAGTCTCGAGTCTGCGTGGACCCCCCTGGGATCGCGGCGTCCTCCTCGACGGGGATCAGGTAGTCTGACCGTTGGACGGCAGGGGCGGGGGCGTCCTCGACGACGGAGAGCATGGGAGGGAGCCGAGGGAGCACGGATCGGCCTCCAAACAGGTACCCGTCCCAAGACGCCCTCGGCTCGTCCCACGAGAACCTGGGGTCATCGAAGGACATCCGACCGGCGTCCAGAGAGAAGCGCGGGTCTGTGTCGCAGGATCTCCGGCCGGAGGCATCCACGGCGACCTCCGACTGCGTGTCGCGGAACCGCCGGGATGTCTTGGCTGGCTTCTCCGCCGGCATTGCGGCGTCGCCGCCTTGCTTCTTCAGCTTCTGTCTTCTCCCCCACTTCTGGAGCTTTTTGCTGAACACGGAGGCCGCGAGCCAGAAGCTGCTGGCGATTTCCTTGAGGTCCTTGGACGGCGGTTTCTTTGCCTGCTGCTGGGAGTCGCGATCTATGTGGTCCTTCATCGGCTTCAGTTCCGCCTTCTTCTCCTCAGCCCCCTCCTGCCTTTCCTCAGTTATCTCCCCCGAGGATCCGACCACCAGGATGACAGGGTCAACAGGCCTGATCTCGTCGCCGCCGTCGTCGACCTCCTCTTCGCGGGTTTCGGGGACGGGAGGGGCGACGGAGGGACCCGAATGGCCTTGGTTCCGGCACACCACATCGTTTGCTACCCCAGCAGACGCCGCGGCGACGGTGGAGGTCGAGGCGCTTTGAGGCCCCCTGTGGCGGTCGTCCTCGTGGAAGAGGGACCACAGCGTGCTGCGGCCGCGGACGTCGCAGGACCTGCGCTGGGGCTCGAAGGCGGCGGCGGGGGGTCGCTGGGCAGAGAACCCGTCGCCGGccccgcccccgcccccgccgccgccgcggccaaAGGAGAAGGACTTGGACCGGCGGAGGAATGAGGGGCCCGCGGAAGGGGCGGCACCAGCGGTCACCTTGCAAAACACGGATCGGAGGGCGGAGGTGGACTTGCGGCCGGAAGCAGCAGTGGGGGTCTCGAGGCCAGCGAGGCGCTCGCGGAGGCAAGATGCGCAGAAGCCAGTGACGGTCTCGCCCGGGTGGAGGTCGCAAGTGGAGGAAGGCGCCCGGCGCTGGGCCTGCAGAGGCGGATGGAGTTGCCGCTGCTGTTGGTGATGGTGGCTCTCCATGTCGACCATCATGGAAGCGTCGCGACTGGTCCAGTCCCCCGCAATGAACgaagccatctctctctctcccccgcgccccccacccccccacccccgcTTTCCCAGTTCGCTCGCTAGCAGTCTTCTCTCGGTGTCGTCTCGACTCGCGTAGAGCTTAGAGGGGGGGAAGGAAATAGCGAGGAAGGAATCGTCGTTGCTCAACgagggggagagagagggagatgTCAGTAAAGTGGATACAAAAGAGACGAGGAAATGTGAGAAATAGGATTCCACGAGAGAAAAAGCAGCGAAAGCAATCACTCACACCCCTCGTTTCACTTTATGCCTCTCTGCTTTCTTCTTTCACATAGTTGATATATTTGTTTGGTTGTGTACTTGGCGTCCGGTGCTTAGTGGAAAAGCAAAGCTTGTTGTTAGTCGATCGATGCATGGCGTAAATAATGCAGACACCAAAGAAAATATTGTACCAAACGAGCACTTTTTGACATGTGGGGGCAATGAGATGGAAGAGACAAATGTTGACACAAGCCAACATAAAACTGGAGGCATTGTGTGACGAGACATGGCTTAACTTACCATAAACATGGGAGATTTAAGGTGTGGGGGCGGAGTGGGTGTCAGACGAACCAGATGGGTGATTCCTGGCTCACGGAACTCACATGAGCCAAGTAAGTTCTGCTGCTGCTGTGGTGTGAGAGGACCGTTCTGCTCTTGGATGAATGGTGTCGAACATGAGAGGATCGCAATCATCGGCGATGGCGATTACTGCTGTGCTCTTCTTATCCGTCTATTACGTGCACCGTTTTGCTGTGGAGTACTACTGTTTGCTACAGGGGGAAGGTTTCAGTGGGCAGTACGTAGCGACAGTGATCGAGCAACCCTCCCTAAttctttaacctttttttttcttctgctcGGTGAAGATTCGGGTCGTGGATCCAACTAGTTTGCCTCTGAAGCCATTTGACATGTGGTTGGAGAAGAACTTTGCCTTGGTATGGGTTTACTAAAACAATGCACGCAGCTCCTGCGGCAGTTCTTTATCCATTAAGAAGGGAACAAAAAGGGCACTTCGTCTCTCTTTAATTGAGAGGCAGGCAGAAGCTACCGATGTGAGCTTGTCGTTTTCTTCACTCGGTATTGGTAATGTTAGGTTAATGTTTTCACAAGGCCAAAAGGCTTGATGTTTGGCTGTGTTACTTTGGGAAATAGAAGTTGTAGAATGATACAAGAGTGTCGCACTgcaacaaaagaaaacaaaagagtaTGGGTGAGAGAGGCTCGGTGACGAGTCATGAGCACCGGGGATGGATGGCATCTGGTCTTTAGCTGAAGGGCATCGAAAGGGTCCTCGGGATTTGTCATGATCATGGGCCGATGAGATCGCTAATCTTGACATTTTGGCAAAGCTAAGCTTTTCAATGGTTAAGGGAAGGGAAAAAGGAAGGCAGTGCAAGCTGGTAGGACGCACCTCAAACACGCACAAGGGATAAGCTCATGATTACCACCATGTGAGACTCTCCATCGTGTTGATGCTACCGGCTGCTAGCTTTCGAACCTAACCCTAAGCCTTGGTCGAGGGAACAAAGCATGGAAGCTCACACGGCAAAGGGGGCGGGTAAACCTTCTTTAAACCTTCTTGGGGATCCGCAATATTCCAGCGAGATCTTAGGCCTGGCACTGCTGATTGATGGAGAGGGGGCCTGCATGGCGCAGGGGGGAGCTCCTTGGAGTTCACAAAGGAGGGTCCCATGGACTGAGAAGATGGAGATAAAGCTTGATTGGACTGCATGGAAATCATCACTGCTGGGGCCCAAAGGCATTTGAATTGGGAAAAGGAGCAATGACAAACCCTGCTTTTTATGCTTTTCTCTGTGGGCATGCCTGATGAGCTGCATCTCTTCCTGCTGGCAAAAAAGCTACCAAAAGGAAAGAGAACCTGTGAAGAATAAAGAATCATCTACCCCCTTCACCACAACACAGCCAACCCACTGTCCGTCTACCCCTTGGAAGAAGAAGAGTGAGGAAGAAAAGAGGCATGACTAATATCAATGATATACCAATAAGCTAATGGTCGAGTATAAGCTACATGTAGCATCATCCAGTGAGAGACTCTCACTTGACGCATTAATTTCGTATGGCTATGTGAAGCATGAAGGCAATGTCTATTACGTACATGAAGCAAATAAAACATGATCCGTGCGATAGGAACACCGACAACGATGACTACTGGAGTTCATTGTCATCGTCTGTCGTCTTCTTGTAGGTGTACCAGTTGGCGATCAAAAGATACACCATTAAATTGACCGTGCTGAGAATTGCCAAGAGCCAAAAGAAGTAATCGATGTGCCCTCCGTTCAGGTTATCTGGAATCCATCCAAGCCTGCCGTTCCTCGTCGTGATGCCTGTGACTATTGTGACGAGCAGGGAGCTCACGTAATTGCCGAGTGCCACGGTGGCGAGTGACAGGGCACTGCACAAGCTCCTCATGGCATCCGGTGCCTGGTCGTAGAAGAACTCCAATTGTCCAATGAAGGTGAAGATCTCAGCTGCTCCCACCAAGAAGTACTGCGGGATCTGCCAGAATATGGAGATCGGCACGTAGTCTTCGGAGTCATATAAGTTGTGACTCGCCACGATGTGGAGCCTCACGACCTCCATAATTCCGGCAGACAACATGGCCAAGATGGAGATGCCCAGGCCGATGCCCATCCGAGTCAGCTGAGTGAAGCCACGCTCGCGGCCGGTGAACCTGCATGCCACGGGGACGATCATCCGGTCGTAGATGGGGACCCAAACGATCACGCTGATGGTGTCAAATATGGAGAGTGAGGCTGCTGGAATCTCGAAGTGAGGACCCATATGAGGATCTAAAGTGTTGCCTTGGAGCACAAACATGGTTCCCATCTGGCTGTACGTCGTAGCGAAGAGGACGCCGCTCGCCAATATCGGAAGCAATCTCACGATGCTCTTGAGCTCTTCGACTTGGGTGACAGTGCACAGCCTCCAGGAGTTCACACAGTTCTTGTCTTCTCGAGTGACAACTGCAGCCTTGTCAAGGAACCTGAATGGAAGTCAGAGATCGGCACATAACGTATCATAATCTGCATCATAATGGTTAATCAAAACTTGCCTTCATCTAAAGACCATACAGCAAGTTTTCATTCATATGAGCCAAATTAAGGAAACTAAGGTAAATAATAGAAATTTAGAAGCAAAAAAGTAAGCTAGATAGAGCGTCATGAGCTTACTTCAATTCGTCAGTGTGTTCAAGCTTACGGCTACCGTGTATGACAGATTCCTTCTCTGCAACCTCGTAAAGAAGAGACTTGTCATCGGGCACCTTGGCTCCAGTCTTTCTCAACGATGCTACGATGACCTGAGCAACGCGTGTGACCGGACTTCCTCCAGGTTTCTGGTGCCTGTACAATGGGGTTCCCAAGAGGAAGCTCACAACTGCTATTGCCATCACCACTGCTGGTATTCCAAACCCCCAGCCCCATCCTACATTGGTTTGTATCCATACTAGCACAGAAGAAGCAACCAACGCACCAATGTTGATGGAGAAGTAGAACCAATTGAAGAAGGagctcttccttttcttctccgattcatctgaTTCATCGAATTGGTCAGCACCGAAAGAGGAGACACAAGGCTTTATTCCTCCAGTTCCCAGTGCAATGAGATAAAGCGCTACAAAAACCATTGCTGTTTGTGCCTTTGTGGGATCACAGACGCCATCGTGACAAGTAGGTTCCAGACCTTTGACAGATGCTGTCATTGTTAGAAGCGTCAAACCCTGTAAAAAAGCACACAAGTTGCTTACAAGCTTCTAAATATCAAAACTGGGTAGCTGGTGGTACGAGTCTTACAATGATGTAAACTGTCATGAAACTTGCAATCGTCCAATATCTTCCCAAGTAGGAATCAGCAACAAAGGCCCCAAGCAGTGTCATGATATAGCATGTTCCTGACCAGTTTGTGACATTAGTTGATGCTGTTGTATTTCCCTGGTGGAGACGGTCCTTCATATAGTTCACTAAATTTGTGCTCATCCCATAATATGCCAGCCTTTCGCAGCATTCATTCGCTGCGATGAAATGCAAAATTCCAACAGTCAGATTAATGGCAACACAAAGcgcaaactttcaccattttgcaTGAGGATACCAAGAATATAAGGACAAGCCCTCCAATTGCCAGTATCCTTCCTCACAGCTGGATTTCCATGGATATCAGTTGTGCCATCTTTTGTGTACCTATCATCAGTTCCATCCATGGTTCTTCCTGAGTGATACTCAAAATGATTCTCTCCTGAGATGATCCACACTTTAACATCAATGAGACAATTGCTTATCTTATGACACAATACTTGTACATTGAATTAACTAAGCAGTATATGACCAAATATCAATAAAACATTAGAGAAGAATGAATCAATTTACTACATGCAGTTATGATTtcaataattttatcaaaatgtTATCATTTTGATATACTGGCAATCTGTAGCTTGCAACATTTGGCAATTTAAATCCCTAAACATCTTATCATTCATAAAACCCCAAAAATAGTGCAAGTAACTAGTAAGAGAGTATTGCAAATAGTATTTTTGTCAGTCGTGCTTAATTGCTACAACCATAGCTGCAATTTGTCATCCACCAAAAACCATAGATGCAACTGGTCTATGTAAATTCAAACGAAGTATCTCCTGCAGAGTACAGCAATCACACTGCATATCAATTGGGAGTACTGTTGTTTGTCGTGAGACAAACTTATAGTACATATTATTTGTTATAtagttgtcataaaaaaaaaagaaaaaaaatcccatCCATATCCACAAGAATGATGGGTTGCACGAACAAGAGTAACCCATAAAACAATATCAGTAAAGCATCAGTTTGCTGTCTCATATATTTGTCATCCACATCCTTTCTGACTTCACATGCAAATCAC is from Musa acuminata AAA Group cultivar baxijiao chromosome BXJ1-6, Cavendish_Baxijiao_AAA, whole genome shotgun sequence and encodes:
- the LOC135676322 gene encoding protein OCTOPUS-like, translating into MASFIAGDWTSRDASMMVDMESHHHQQQRQLHPPLQAQRRAPSSTCDLHPGETVTGFCASCLRERLAGLETPTAASGRKSTSALRSVFCKVTAGAAPSAGPSFLRRSKSFSFGRGGGGGGGGAGDGFSAQRPPAAAFEPQRRSCDVRGRSTLWSLFHEDDRHRGPQSASTSTVAAASAGVANDVVCRNQGHSGPSVAPPVPETREEEVDDGGDEIRPVDPVILVVGSSGEITEERQEGAEEKKAELKPMKDHIDRDSQQQAKKPPSKDLKEIASSFWLAASVFSKKLQKWGRRQKLKKQGGDAAMPAEKPAKTSRRFRDTQSEVAVDASGRRSCDTDPRFSLDAGRMSFDDPRFSWDEPRASWDGYLFGGRSVLPRLPPMLSVVEDAPAPAVQRSDYLIPVEEDAAIPGGSTQTRDYYLDSSSRRRRSLDRSSSVREQPVETSEPKPVSNGKVSPANGMDFLHFHHDTLLDRDVKDWSSNSLRDDYSGSFESAFRDPHRGAAAKKSRRWSKAWNIWGFIQRRNSGRGETNMVERSLSETWPELGSKSFSSKILRSNSSVSFRSSFSGSAGFGGTKNSSTKPNGNHKNRRDEFGLERNRSARYSPNHVDNGMLRFYLTPMRNSRRTGVSASGRQIPSQYFTRSMLGLH
- the LOC135676323 gene encoding protein NRT1/ PTR FAMILY 8.1-like, whose protein sequence is MDGTDDRYTKDGTTDIHGNPAVRKDTGNWRACPYILANECCERLAYYGMSTNLVNYMKDRLHQGNTTASTNVTNWSGTCYIMTLLGAFVADSYLGRYWTIASFMTVYIIGLTLLTMTASVKGLEPTCHDGVCDPTKAQTAMVFVALYLIALGTGGIKPCVSSFGADQFDESDESEKKRKSSFFNWFYFSINIGALVASSVLVWIQTNVGWGWGFGIPAVVMAIAVVSFLLGTPLYRHQKPGGSPVTRVAQVIVASLRKTGAKVPDDKSLLYEVAEKESVIHGSRKLEHTDELKFLDKAAVVTREDKNCVNSWRLCTVTQVEELKSIVRLLPILASGVLFATTYSQMGTMFVLQGNTLDPHMGPHFEIPAASLSIFDTISVIVWVPIYDRMIVPVACRFTGRERGFTQLTRMGIGLGISILAMLSAGIMEVVRLHIVASHNLYDSEDYVPISIFWQIPQYFLVGAAEIFTFIGQLEFFYDQAPDAMRSLCSALSLATVALGNYVSSLLVTIVTGITTRNGRLGWIPDNLNGGHIDYFFWLLAILSTVNLMVYLLIANWYTYKKTTDDDNELQ